The sequence below is a genomic window from Dromaius novaehollandiae isolate bDroNov1 chromosome 7, bDroNov1.hap1, whole genome shotgun sequence.
TCTTTTGATTAGTAAGTTAGCGGAACTAATGAGCATATAGGATTGTGAGATTTCATCCTTGACTAGATATTGCTAGTGCCTTTAGAGCTTAGCTTCAAGCTAAACATCCATCAGTTATGTAAAACTTAAGTCATGCAATTTTATGTGGAAATACTTTTTCCAGCTTGCTCCTGTTTCTATTGCTTCTCTAATAAATCTAGACACTTAATGATTCCAGTATAATAACAAGCTAAAATTTTACAGTGGAAAGGTGAGATCCAGGAGTTCTGCCCTAACACCAAAATGCTTTTGGTCGGTTGCAAGTCAGATCTGCGCACAGATGTGAGCACGCTAGTAGAGCTCTCCAATCACAGGCAGACACCAGTGTCCTATGATCAGGTGAGTGTTGTCATTTGCTGTACTTGGGGGTGGAGGATAAGACTGCTTTGTCACTGCGTTCGTCTTTGTGAACATCTGCTCGCTTCCCTTTACCATGGATGCATCCAAGAAGACAACACATTACCTAGTAGCTGTTGGAGGTGAACTTGAAAGCTGTAATGAGTACAGGCAAAGCCTACTTGTTGGCTGGatgcagtaaaaaaacaaaaacaaaaacataaacatGTAGTCCCACAAAGTGTGCTTTAAGCTTCATGAGTTTCTACATGATTGAAGCCTCAATGGTTGCAAAGAGACTTTAAGTGAACTGAATGGAGACTTAGGTTACCACTTCTCTGAGACTGCAGAGAAACTAAAACAACTATAAATGATTAGGTTTGATAACCGAGGTGTGACATTTCCCAAACTCAAGACAAATTTTAATGTCATACATGCAACTTTAGCATGCTGACAAATACTGTATATAATGTAACTCCTTTAATCCTGTTCCTTGAAAATACCTTCTTATATCACTTAGCTCCCTCTGAAGGTGGCAGCAATTCCAGTAGGCTTCCTCAATCCTAGCAGAAGTCCTCTGCTGCTGGGGAAATGAGAAGGCTGGAGCCAGACATGGAGGGGGATAAAGAAACTGAAGGGAAAGGAATCAGGCCACTGGAGGACAGGAGATGGAGGAGAGAACTAGGATCCAGAGAGACTTCCCCTTGTTACTCACACGTGTATCCTGCACTGCCACTGAATCACAGTGGTGGTTTCAGTTATACCCTGCAGGGTATAAGAGTGAAAATGATACCTGCATAGGTAATTTGAGCTAGTGTGCCTATCCTACCCATCAGTTTTTGATGTCTTATGCTACAGCCTCAGGTTTTCCAACCCAACAGCTCCTAACATGCAACTACTAATAATACGGCCTCCTACagcatgtttaaaattaaaaatgctgagATGCTATAAACTTGAATATCTTAATTAAAATATAACATGGGTGGTTTTACTGTGGTGGCTTATGCTGGTTTCATTAACTTTTTTGCTGTGCTTAACTTCATAAATATGTCTCTCCAATTTCAGATGATACCCTTTGAagctaaaatgcctttttttaccAGTGTTTAAGAATTCAGAAGTTTCCTTTAAATCCTGCTTTTTGCAGAAGATGCAGTCTTGATTATATAAAAGTGGTGGCTTATGATGTATTTTCATGTTCAGCCTTGGAGCTGCAATTTTCCATACTATTTTGGGGGAGGAATATTAGACCTTTGGAAATCAAAAGGGAAATCCTGTCTGCCATTTGACATACCCAATCTGAAGTTCATATgttaaacttccttttttttaatagtacttcAGTAACATGACTAAATCTCACCATTTTCGAGAAATAGTGATTAAAAGTCCACCAACAAATATCTTCTGACACTAGGAGTTGGAGGTTCACATTTTCTGATGTCACAGCTTAGCCTGTACTGCTTAGCAACAGGAGTCAGATGGAGACAAAGGACTGGGAAGCTATTACATACACCAATTGGCTGAACAGCCAAGGAAAAACTGTACATGGTACAGTGAGGGCCCTACTCGCACAACTTTATTTGCACTCTACATGAAATGAAAGCTTAGTGAGCAGTGATTCTGTGTTCTTGCTGTTGCTAATGCCCAGTAGTGGCATAAAACAACCCAATGATCTCATGTACTAGTTCTAGAGAAGACTGCTTCACTGCAGATTTTAGCAGTAGGGTATTAAAGGGGTTAGTCTTCCTGATCTCATTTGCTTAATTACATAGCCTGTTTGGCATGAAAGCTAAATGCCAAAGCTATATGaaattaatggggaaaaaattgaGTTCACATTGTAATTTATAAAACTTAATGATTTAATGTAGTTTTCAAGTTCCCATAACATTAGTACTGCTCTCTTCTTTCGTGGGTCAAAACATTCCTGAAAATATCCAGTCTGACTGTATTAAATCTGTTCTGATATTAAAATGAATCACTGCTGTAAGCAATGGTTGgggaagaaatgtgatttttcccTGTATACTTTCTCAGGATTTTCCATGCTGTGTCTTCTGGGGTCAAGAGATACAACTTACTCTTTTATATTCCCTTGCTTGCTAAGTCAGCATGGGCTCAGACTTTGGGGGTTTTCCCATCTCACTTAATTTCCCAAGGAAGTACTTGGAGGATGAATTTAGTCTTTGGTGACACCCTGTCTCCAGGTATGCTAGCCAGTTTCCAGTCAGCTACACCTGAGCAAACACTTTTGACACACTAACATGTAGGCTTAGCTTAGTAGGAGTTAAGGTATTAAACAGTGGGGAGGGCTTGGTCTTGATTTATCAATGGATCATGCTTACTGTTGATAAGAAAATGACTGCTGACTGCATCAGTGCAATGCAAACAGTACATAATGTGGATGTGGTCCAAACACATAAGTGCCATCAGTCTGGCTGTtacagctgggagcagaggaggggTTGGGGTGACTTCAGTGCTCTGTTTGTCCACCTCATGTACGTGGCTATGTGAGGAGTGGCCCATCAAGATTGTGGTTGGGTTTAGTAACTCACTAGGAAGGCTTCTGTACTTCTGTCCCTCAGAAGTAAAAGTCCATTAAAAtgattcctttttatttctctaaacAATGTTGTATCATCTTCCTGTAGTAAAATCCACCACAGGATACTGAAGTATTGTCATATGTTAAaatagcttgctttttttcttgtcctGCTGGAACAAATCTCTCTGTTCTGATCTctaatgcacttaaaattgcaaaagaAGGGCTTAGGGTAACTACTGTCCATTTCTCCCCTTCTCCTAATAGCAAGTTCGTGTGACTCGCCCAGAAacccaaaacactttttttttttttctcggataaattccacccccacccccaggactTATCTTGCATGCTCCGCTCCAGACAAAGACATATTGGCTAGCCTGTAAGGGAGTCAAAATACCGTTTCTCTCTAGAAATACCAGGCTTAAATCTGGAAGCTGCCCAATCCACACCTTTTGCAGTGAGCGTGTGCTTCACCAATGCAAGTAAGGCATAAGAGTGTAATTGCAGAAGGGCCTTACTAAATATTCTTCAGGGTTTCTGCAGCTATTTGCAGGTCATTAAGCTTATCGTCTCTCTTTCAAATTGTGTTTTCCCTCGCAGGGAATAATGCCTGAAAATTTGTATAATACATCTTGGAACCAAAGCTCTGTTTATTTTGCGAAATGAGCTGCTGGCTGTCACACTGGTGTTTTAGCTTTGGTTTTCTCAAAGCACTGTGTATGGAAACAGTGCTGAAGAGTAATTCTGGGGTTTGCTTTGGCTCTGTGTGGAGGCTTAGTATTGATtgtgtgttcttttttcccttaggGTACAAATATGGCCAAACAGATTGGAGCAGCAACGTATATTGAATGCTCAGCCTTACAGTCAGAAAACAGTGTCAGAGACATTTTTCATGTTGCCACCTTGGCATGCgtgaataaaacaaataaaaatgttaaacgAAACAAATCACAGAGGGCAACGAAGCGAATTTCACACATGCCTGGCAGACCAGAACTTTCCACAGTGGCTACAGATTTGCGAAAGGACAAAGCAAAGAGTTGCACTGTGATGTGAAGGACCTAGATTACCTTAAGAAGGAGGAAGAGTGTGTttgggagaagagaagactcaatGAAGTATGCAGCCATGTGGTATATAATGAGGGCTTATGCCAGTGCTTTAAAGGATACTCTTCACCTGTTGTGTGAGACTGTACTTAGGAACTGAGCATGTAGACCAAGCAGTGAGAAGAAATGGCTCTAAATGAGGTGGCATCAAGAAATGTTATATGGAAGAAAAtgccaaaaaaggaaaacatttgaaTGTGCTAAGAAAAGAGAGAATGAATGGAAAAATAGCACCACAAAGAAGAGAGATGTCCTTGACagtgcttgtttgttttgttaatgcTCTACTCCTGGATGCTACCAGTTTCATTTCgataaaataatacttttttttttagcagacttACTATTAATATGCCCTCCTCCTTAGGAAGCTATCCCTGTGACTTATAGTTGGTTTTCCAGAGGATATGATATAACTTTCTAGTAGCTCACCATTAAAATGGAAATTACATGAAGGCCCATGGGTCACCTAGAGGAAAACACTGTATGGGAGAAGTTTGGCGTTTGTCTTGCTGAGATGGCAGCACAACCTAAACTTGAGCAAGTTGGTGATGAAGATGACCGTGTGAGACTTCCCAGTATTACAGGTGCCCTCGCTACAGGTCAGATTGGCATGTGGGGGCAACCTGCCCATTACAGGACCCTTGACTTTCCATTCCTCTTTGTGATtgtaatttaaaatggaaatgatctCAAATTCTGGTGTACTGTATGGGTATGTCACTGTAGGTTCAACTACAAAATCAAATGAAAGGTGCTAAGAGCTATGATTAAAAATGGTccttagtttttaaaaagtaattcatTAAGCCTTACTGCCCTTGTGGGGAAGCTCTGAGACTCCTCTGCTTCTATTAGGCCTTGAAGAGCCCAGCGGTTCCCAAGATCTAGCCCTCTGCAAACGCTCTGGAGAAGTGCTATTCTGTGATAGGGTTCTCTGCAATTATGTTTAAACAAAACCACAAATCTGCAAATGAGCCAGCAGAGCCAAATCAGCTTGTATGCAATACACTCTCATATGGTGATTTGGGGCAACCATCTCTTGTTACAGGTTTCATTTGCTCACAGCGAGCACTGTGAGGAAATGGAGTCTGCAGAACTGTGACGCCTTAAGGGGTCCCCAGCGGAAACTAGATACTGCAGTTAGTCTTTAAGACGAATATATACATATCCAGACAATGATCGTTAAGCATAACTTCAGTGAACCAGATGAGTCGAATTCTTTTTAGCTTACTGATTACTCTTGTTAAATAAATCAGCCTTTAAAATAGTTTGCAACTGTTTACTGACCAACCTCACTTCATGGCTTCTCTCAAAGAAAGGATACTGTAAGCTCGAACCAGTGTGGCTGTAGCTTGTTGAGAACAAGCATTGTTTCCAATGATAATGCTTCGTTTTTGAAGTATTAAAGCTGTGTTCATGTTGACTTGTGTAAAGGTAAAGGATTACCATAGTTAATACTCAGCTCCATGTGTTCCCAGCACTTTGTTTCATCtgctaaaaggaggaaaaaaaaaatccaatttccaacaaaaaggcatttttaccaCCATTAATAAGCTTTTGACTGATGCAACCATGCGCTTAGGGCAGTATTACAAAATAGCTGGTAAGTGctttctgtatttaaatattgtgaaaagaaaataagttatAACTGTTACAAAACAGGACatccattactttttttttattgttgaagTCACTTTGTACGTTTGGTTAATGTTTCTGCAGTAtttattaaaatacctttttttctttgaataaaaaaaaaaagtaattgagtTGTAGTGTAAATGGCCTTCGTGTGTTAGTTCATTGTTACTTGTATGTTTTGTGGACGTGATTGTACAGAACTGTAGGCCAGGCTTAGCTTGGGATTTGAATGTGACTTGAATAGAAATCAGTCTCACTGACTCTCGCAAaagcttttggggttttttgccaTTTATAAAAGTACGCAGTGTGGCGGGCTTATGTGAGCTGCATTTCCCAAAAATTACAGGGACTGGAGAAAGCGGAGCAAGCAAACAAGTGAATTGTGGCTTTCTTTGCTCTCCGGAGCATTGAATGCTGCTTTTGAAAGGTCTCACATACATTGTTCTCTGAGCCATTCTTTACTGCGCTCTGTGAATTAAGGCAGGCTTTTCTCCCCAGCAGACGGGCATATTTTCTGCTGTCGTGTGACACAGGCGTTGCTATGACTCTTGAAAGAGGAGTGCCAATATGTGAGTGCTCAGGGGGCCTAGGGGATGCGATCCTGACCACAGCTGGTGTGCTCCTGCCCAGCAAAATCGGGGCAGGATTGGGTCTGCTGGGGCACGTGTGTTTGCTCTCTGTTTCTGGAGTCATCAAGTCCTGGCAGTTGCTTATCACTGATGCTTGCAATGGCCCTGTGTTGTGGCACCTGATGATCCTTTTCTGTTTCCGATGATAATCAAAGGAATTTTTGTTCCCTCAGTGTTTGTGTGTGCTATAATTATATCAGTGAATAATTTCACTGCATAAGAAGGCAGCCCTTATTTGTAAGACAGTGCACTGGTTTGTGCATGAGATGTCACTCGGAGGTGAAGTGGTCTTTCAGCAATTCATAAATTCCCGAGGACCACTGTCATCCGCTCGTCCTTAAAGCACGGGCCCTTCATCAGCTCCTCGCGCCTCTAGAGACGGTCTTCTACGAAAGCCTGCAGCTGTGGTTTAAAAATTCCCCTTGTGCGACCAAGCACCGAGACTTGGGGTGTTTTGCCAGTGGGTAATGATCCCTACACCTAAAAGCTGCGTCTTATTTGCAGTCTGCGCTTGTCTTGTTCCAGCCTCCAGTCTTTCTGTCTTGCTGTGTATTTGTTAGACTGACATGTTCTTTATTATTACGTTTAAAATACCCCTCGTAGGTAATTACAGTCTGTAATTAAGTCGcccctttgctttctctttgttaAACTAAACAGACCGAGTCCTTTATCAATAATTTTGTGGGCCTTGCTTCAAGGAATGTTCTTCAATTCACATTTAATCATCTGTGTGGcttttttctctgtgctctcAGTTTTTTTGCATCTCTGAATTACAGATgccagagctggacacagtatTTTTGTTGTAGTTACGCCATATAACCTTTCTGCTAGCAGCACTTTGCTGTTTCTACGTCCAGGTTAACCGTACCCCTTTTGGCCACGGCGTCTCGGCGGAGCTGCTGGCGAGGCCCTGGGCGCGCTTCGCCTGCGCTGCTTTGCGAGACCTGGTGACCCACCGCGCGTGCGCTCTGTCCGTTTTGCTGACGTTCGGCTGTCACGTGCAGGTGGGTTTTGCTGGCGCTGGGTGAGCAATGTGGTTTAttctccattgcttactcctcgcCCATTTTTTATAAACCCTGCTGGCTTTTTTTCATCTCCTCATTTAATGTTTTCTGGATTTTGGTAAAATTGCAAAGTAGTTTCGGACTAAGAAATAATCTCTCTGAAGCCTCCCTAGGAACGTACCTTCCTGGTGATGATCCCACGGTCACATTTGACTGCTGAGCTCGCTCCAGGCTCGTGAGTCATTTTTGGTCCATTTACATGTGTGTGCAGTCTTGATTTCCTGTCATTCCTGTTTCACGTTGTGTGGTCACAAGTGAACTGGCTTAGATTACCGAGGCCCTATTAACCGTCTCAGCCCCGCTTGGAATTTTACAAAAAACAGATACTGGCTTGAAGAAAGGTCTGTTTTCCATTAAACCGCTTTGATCATTGGATGTGTTACCCTGCTTTAATCGTACTAGCTCGGTCCTTTTGAGTCGcttctttattttgctgtaggtGGATGGAAGATGAAGGTGCTTTGATTTATCTACAGTTTCCTTCTAACgttaaaaaaaacccacgctGGAACAACGTAAGTTTTCTCTGTGACTGCTCCAGCCTCCCCAGCGCTCCAGCACATATGGAAAATGAGTGTTAGTAAATCACAAATTGTTTAGCCAGCTCTTGGACATGCACTGTGTGTCCTTGGAACAGAAAGTGTTTCATCGCCACGTGATTGGAagtaaataatctttttttccagaaagagagCAGTTCTCACCGAAGAGTCCAGCTTGCTTTTTCTCTTACTGCTGCTAGTTCTACCATTTCCATCAGAGCAGAATTAGGATGTTTTTGTTGCTCATTTGAAACTGCTCTTAGTAGCTTTGGCTAATGGTGTTTTGAACCTCTGGACAAGAGGCGAGATCAAAGGTTGGCTTTCCTGAAACGGGGCAGCTGTAGCCAGTGGCCTGTCCTGCGGTGACACCCACAGCTGAAGAAGACTGGGTTTATTTGCCTTTTGAGAGACTGATGTTTGCGGGACTGTTGCCCCCATCAACCCTATAGTTGCCTGTTCGAGTCAACAAGGCAGTAAATCCAAAGCTTTTTTCATTTGCAGCCTGTGGTTTGGTCAGATGTTTCTCTTAAGTAGCATTTGTCCCTGGAAAATAGGTTTGGCAGATTTTCATGTCTCAGTCCAtttccagaagcatttaacttttgcctttttttttgttttttttggtctttccttGCACAACCGGGTTATGCAATCGCTTACGGTAATTGAGGCAGCTTGCTAAATCCATGCGCTGCGGCAGAGCAGCGAGGGATCCGCAGGAGAAGGGCGCTTCAAAACCTGCTGCGATATGTTGCGGTGCTGAAGCCGAACCGCCAGCGACCTTCAGCGGGGCTTGAAATCCTCGCTGCGTGGAGCACGTGCGGTTCAGCAGCGTGCTGTTGTGTAGGATATTTCTAACTGGGAAGCCCTTAGAGCGGGATCCCTCCCAAATCAGGAGCGAGCAGCCAGCAGGATACCAACCCAGCAGCAAGACCGCAGACAGCAAAACCAAACACTCCCCAAATTCCTCGCTGAACTGTCTGCTTTGCAAAATTTCCCAGGCGTGCTATTCGATGGATACAGATATCTCTGCCTATCGATCTCGATAGCTGTTCAAAGTTACTCCGGGCGGCCCCAAGCACAGTTATTTCCATTCCCACGTGTTGTCTAATCCGCACACGTTTGCTGAAAAGCAAATCATTAATTCTCAGGTTGTTGGGGTGCTTCCTAGCAAACTCCCTtacaaaagaacattttttccccGTAGATTTTGTCTCGTTCAAACCTCTTTTTGCTTGTGCACAAAAGCCCCCCAGAGTCCTGCAGTTAAGGAAGAGCTGTGGCCACCCTGGGAGCTGCAGCCTTGCAGAGCAGCGAAGGGCATTGACGTCGCGGTAAAACCACAGCACCTTTTCTATCCTCCTGCAGACCGAGCAGCTCGCTCAGCTGTGCAGGAAATCCCGACATCCCGGACAGCGCTCTGACACTGCCAGAGCCTTGGGAGAGGAAGCTCCAGGCCAGTCTCTTATCGCCGGGGAATTGCTCAAGAGTCTTACGAAAACTGAAGTTGCTCCGCATCCAAGGGGAAATGTCCTGCCAAGTCGCTCTTTCCCTCCGTAAATTAGCTTGCACGATTAGCCATAAGCAGCCGAAGAAAAAGACTGCGGCCAGTTTTGAAGCGGACCTGTGAAAGAGGAAGCAATCCTACAACTGCGAAGCAGGAAATCCTTTTTTTAGCTCACTGATTCATGCACTTCACAAAAATTAGTGCGGGCGGCTCAAAGCCTTCACTGTTAGGCACAGCGCAGCAGAAACTCTGAAAAATCCTCCCAATGCTGCTAAAtgcttttttcttgcaaatctcTGTTGAAGAGAAAAGCCCTGAACGTCCCATCCCTGCTGCTGCGTATGGGCAGCCTGCAGCCGTGCATGCAATCGTTTGGGTGGCAAAGCAGCACATCTATGTTATAAATTAATTTAGGCCTATGTTTTAAAACCCAGCCTTTAAGCGCATGTCTACATTCGTATTTAATCACCTATTTTAATGATGTGCTTTTTAGCATTTGAACAACTGTTTCGCAGCAATTGATTTGCACAGCGCGCGCGTCTCCGCAGCCCGACGGGCCAAACCCCCAGGAGCCACCAGCCTTCCCCATGGATGGGCCGGAGGCTGCCGCAGCCGGGAGACGTCCCTCCTCCGGGCATGGAGCAGCCGGCAAAAGCACGAGGCATCGTTGCACGGAGTGCTCCGGCTCCGGGAGACCGGCTCTGCTTTAAAACTGCCCGTTCGCTGATGCCGCTCTTGCGGTTTTAAGCAGCCTGAGAAGCTGGAGGTTGCTGTGGTTATGAGCGGTTGTGGTTTATTCTTCCGAACCGCGTGCGTCCTAgcgaaaaaaacaaaaaggccaaaaagaaaaggaaacatgaaagCTGGCATCTCGTCCCCTGCCAGCAGGAGCAGGTGCTGCACAGCCGGTGGCTTTCCGTGCCCGGGCATCGGGCAGGCGGCTGGGAGCCGCTGCCAGCCGGAGACCCCGGGGGCTGCAGAGACCGGGGGGGGctgcagagacctggggggatgcagagacctggggggatgCAGAGACCTGGGGGGGATGCAGAGCATTTGCAAACACAGCCCAGGCCAAAACCTCCCTGCCGGGCCAGCGCCGGGGAGCCCCGTGCATGCAGCCCCTTTTTATCGAACGCAGACAGGGCGCCGAAGTACCCCCTTAACCCGATCCGGGGCGAAATAACGTCCGGCTTaacaaatgttgcttttttttttctcaatatgaATGATCCAAAAACAGATTGCTATTTCTTTCCAATTTTCGTTTGAAAATTtgaataattataaataattccCAGTTTGCCTTTTGCCGTGACGCTGAACTCGCTGCAAGCACCAGTTTTACTGCTAAGAGCGGTTTTAATCAGCTGCATATGTCGTACGCCAGCTCGAGCTCCTGCTCCCCAGCGCTTCAGCGTGACTTTAGACTATATCCTGGGCCAAACCACGCTCTGCCCGGCTCCGAAACCTGGAAAAATCTGCTAccgaaaattaaaaagaaaaacccttgcAGAAAACCCTTGCAGAGAATGGCGAAACCGAAATGCCGCGGTCGCGGGGAGCGCTTCCCCCCCTCGagccggccccgggcggccctTTAGGAAAACCCGCTGCCTCGCAGCCGTCTGGGTGCTGCTGAGCAGGTGCTTAAACGAGAGCATTAAACCAGAGCCGAGAGGAGTGATGACCTCCGGATTTGCAGATCGGGCTCTCCGCGGATGCACTGCCAACGGGGAcggacagatgctgggcaggacGGACACGCTGCCGGGGCGCAGCTGGCTCCACAAGCCCCAAAGTGAAACGTGCCCGGGAATCAGCTGCAATTTGCCTCTTATCTTGCAATCTGTAGAGTTACAGCGAGAAAAAGCCATTTCCCTCCTTGCTGCGAAGCAGTGATGCCCGCAGCAGGCGTTGCTGACCTGGGGCACGCGCCTCTCCTAAAAGTGGCTTTTATTTAGTatatctggggggggggggggtgacataTCACTTGGTTTAATCAACAAACTAATAGAGGACTCCATGACCTAATGAACCGATGACACGACTGAAATCAAAACGTGATTGCAACTATCTTAACGAGAGAAAGCTAGAGAAGAAGTGTGAACGCTTGAAAGAGCCATCGAAGAACTGTGAATATCGACTGAGGCAATATTGGGGGGAAAAGTGCTGATGCGACCTGTGTGTGGTTTCCATCGCCGTAAACCCGTGCAGAGGTGTCGGTACACCGACTCGAAGCGTTAGCTGGATTAGCTAAATTACCGTAGCGCTGAAAGGGACTTCTTCAAGCCTTCCTACGCCTTGTCAGCGAGACCTTCAAAACAAGCCCGCTTTGAATAAAACCAAACGTTGGGGTAGCTTTTTCGGGGCCCTCCATTCACCAGGCATTTCTTGCAAcgtaaaatgctgtttttcacttTAGTTTTGCCTTCCTTACCAGTGCAAGCGTGCCTCCCCCATTTCACGTTGCTATTCCACACCATCTTATCCAGTGGGATGTTCGAAGCACGCTGCCGCGCGTTACGTCGCGAGCGGGCGTTTTGTTGGGCTTTTACCCTCCAGCGCGGTTAAATCAC
It includes:
- the RND3 gene encoding rho-related GTP-binding protein RhoE; its protein translation is MKERRASQKLSSKAVMDPNQNVKCKIVVVGDSQCGKTALLHVFAKDCFPESYVPTVFENYTASFEIDAQRIELSLWDTSGSPYYDNVRPLSYPDSDAVLICFDISRPETLDSVLKKWKGEIQEFCPNTKMLLVGCKSDLRTDVSTLVELSNHRQTPVSYDQGTNMAKQIGAATYIECSALQSENSVRDIFHVATLACVNKTNKNVKRNKSQRATKRISHMPGRPELSTVATDLRKDKAKSCTVM